The sequence TCGCGGCCAGCACCAGCCCCGCAATGGCGTTGTAGCTGGCCATCGACAGGCCGAACATCTCCCAGGCGACCTCGTCGCACATGACGATGGCGGGGCCGACCTCGGGGTTGAGCAGGTCCTCGACCGACATCGCGCCCAGATCCCCGCCGGCGCCGGTGCAACTGGACGGACCTTCCCACCACGTCGCGTTCGACCCCCGTCGTGATAGAGGCCGAGGCCGGTATTCACCAGCATGCTGGCCGCGCCGGCCAGCGCCAGGACGACACCGGGCAGGGCCAGGCCGATCAGCGACAGCACCACCGCAATGGCATGGGGCCACCGTTGCCACAGGCACATGGCGCAGGGCGCCAGCCCGCCGATGTACTGGAAGGCAAAGGCCCCGGCCAGGATCACCGCCGATCCAAGCCCGGCAAGCGCAATCGTCTGGCGGCGGCTGAGCGTCAGGGGCATCTGGGGCATCACGAGGGTCCTTGGAGGGGTCGCTGCGACGATCTCTACGCGAACACCGGTCGGGTGCAAGGGCAGCGCCGCGCCCTAGACGCCTAGCCAGCCGCGGATCAGGGTGGCAAGAGTCGCCCCGGCCAAAAGTAGGGTGCCGATCCAGGCGGTCCCGAGGATGGAGCCGAGCACCACGAGAATGCCGTCGCGTTGCAGCAGCCCCATCGAGATGATGACGACCGCGAACCCCGGAACGGTGTTCGTGCCCGGCAGCGGAACGA comes from Roseibacterium elongatum DSM 19469 and encodes:
- a CDS encoding disulfide bond formation protein B, whose translation is MPVATVAPCHCGGAVADRPGPARCRPGAGRRGQHAGEYRPRPLSRRGSNATWWEGPSSCTGAGGDLGAMSVEDLLNPEVGPAIVMCDEVAWEMFGLSMASYNAIAGLVLAAIWIMAARRPA